From Streptomyces griseorubiginosus, one genomic window encodes:
- a CDS encoding Zn-ribbon domain-containing OB-fold protein, whose protein sequence is MTTRTEQLPVAEDLFTWPPGDDNPLRLIGSECADCGLVSFPAAPACVRCASTESKRRLLADRGTLWTYTTQDFRPPSPPYDGPEAFEPYAVGYVELPGELLVEARLTEPDPDKLRIGQPMRLTLVPYTVRDDGTEVVTFAFTPAEEETS, encoded by the coding sequence ATGACCACTCGTACGGAACAACTCCCGGTTGCCGAGGACCTGTTCACCTGGCCGCCCGGGGACGACAACCCGCTGCGGCTCATCGGCTCCGAATGCGCCGACTGCGGTCTGGTCAGCTTCCCGGCCGCCCCCGCCTGCGTGCGGTGTGCGAGCACGGAGTCGAAGCGGCGGCTGCTCGCCGACCGCGGCACCCTGTGGACGTACACCACCCAGGACTTCCGCCCGCCGTCCCCGCCGTACGACGGACCCGAGGCCTTCGAGCCCTACGCGGTCGGCTACGTCGAACTCCCCGGCGAACTGCTGGTCGAGGCCCGGCTCACCGAACCCGACCCGGACAAGCTGCGCATCGGCCAGCCCATGCGGCTGACGCTCGTGCCCTACACCGTCCGGGACGACGGCACCGAGGTCGTCACGTTCGCGTTCACCCCGGCTGAGGAGGAGACATCGTGA
- a CDS encoding SDR family oxidoreductase, with translation MSEGVVEGRIAVVTGAGNGIGRAHALAFAAHGAKVVVNDLGGARDGGGSSAGPAQTVVDEIVAAGGEAVANTDDISTWDGAGRLVRQAVDTYGGLDVLVNNAGILRDRMIVSMTEQDWDSVLAVHLKGSFATLHHAAAHWRERAKAGHANDARVINTTSPSGIFGNPGQSNYGSAKAGLASLTIIAAAELARYGVTVNAIAPTALTRLTEDIEMMRQAAQSQDLTPEAISPLVVWLGSAASREVTGRVFGVVGNRITVLEGWVNGPGVGSENRWTPEELSSVVPNLVAKAAPNADALGNRNGA, from the coding sequence ATGTCTGAAGGAGTGGTCGAAGGCCGGATCGCGGTCGTCACCGGAGCCGGCAACGGCATCGGCCGGGCCCATGCCCTGGCCTTCGCCGCACACGGGGCGAAGGTCGTGGTCAACGACCTGGGCGGCGCACGCGACGGCGGGGGCTCCTCGGCCGGACCCGCGCAGACCGTGGTGGACGAGATCGTCGCGGCCGGCGGCGAGGCCGTGGCCAACACGGACGACATCTCCACCTGGGACGGCGCGGGCCGTCTCGTCCGGCAGGCCGTGGACACCTACGGCGGCCTGGACGTGCTGGTCAACAACGCGGGCATCCTGCGCGACCGGATGATCGTGTCGATGACCGAGCAGGACTGGGACAGCGTGCTCGCCGTCCACCTCAAGGGCAGCTTCGCCACCCTGCACCACGCGGCCGCCCACTGGCGCGAGCGCGCCAAGGCCGGTCACGCCAACGACGCCCGGGTGATCAACACGACCTCCCCGTCCGGCATCTTCGGCAACCCCGGACAGTCCAACTACGGCTCCGCCAAGGCCGGCCTCGCGAGCCTCACGATCATCGCCGCCGCCGAACTCGCCCGCTACGGCGTGACGGTGAACGCCATCGCGCCCACCGCGCTCACCCGGCTGACCGAGGACATCGAGATGATGCGGCAGGCCGCACAGAGCCAGGACCTCACCCCGGAGGCCATCTCGCCGCTCGTGGTGTGGCTCGGCTCGGCCGCCTCGCGCGAGGTCACCGGCCGGGTCTTCGGCGTCGTCGGCAACCGGATCACCGTGCTGGAGGGCTGGGTCAACGGCCCCGGTGTGGGTTCCGAGAACCGCTGGACCCCCGAGGAGCTGTCCTCGGTCGTCCCGAACCTGGTGGCCAAGGCGGCACCCAACGCCGACGCCCTCGGCAACCGGAACGGGGCCTGA